One region of Mus musculus strain C57BL/6J chromosome 15, GRCm38.p6 C57BL/6J genomic DNA includes:
- the Ttll1 gene encoding probable tubulin polyglutamylase TTLL1 isoform X2: MKTGIFTDFVPVTYMLPADYNLFVEEFRKSPSSTWIMKPCGKAQGKGIFLINKLSQIKKWSRDSKTSSFVSQSTKEAYVISVYINNPLLIGGRKFDLRLYVLVSTYRPLRCYMYKLGFCRFCTVKYTPSTSELDNMFVHLTNVAIQKHGEDYNHIHGGKWTVNNLRLYLESTRGREVTSKLFDEIHWIIVQSLKAVAPVMNNDKHCFECYGYDIIIDDKLKPWLIEVNASPSLTSSTANDRILKYNLINDTLNIAVPNGEIPDCKWNKSPPKEVLGNYEILYDEELAQGDGAERELRNRPGQPVGPRAGRSRDSGRSVLTTWK; encoded by the exons ATGAAGACTGGAATTTTTACTG ACTTTGTCCCCGTCACCTACATGCTCCCCGCCGACTACAACCTGTTTGTGGAAGAGTTCCGGAAGAGCCCGTCCAGCACCTGGATCATGAAGCCATGTGGCAAAGCACAGGGAAAAGGCATCTTCCTCATCAATAAGCTTTCGCAGATCAAAAAGTGGTCCCGGGACAGCAAGACGTCCTC GTTTGTGTCGCAGTCCACAAAAGAAGCGTACGTGATCTCAGTCTATATCAATAATCCGTTGCTCATCGGTGGAAGGAAGTTTGACCTTCGTCTGTATGTCCTGGTGTCCACGTACCGCCCGCTGCGCTGCTACAT GTACAAGCTTGGGTTCTGCCGCTTCTGCACAGTGAAGTACACCCCTAGTACCAGTGAGCTCGACAACATGTTTGTCCACCTTACCAACGTGGCCATCCAGAAGCATGGG GAGGACTACAACCACATCCACGGTGGCAAGTGGACTGTCAACAACCTGCGTCTCTACCTGGAGAGCACCCGAGGCCGAGAGGTGACCAGCAAGCTGTTTGATGAAATCCACTGGATCATCGTGCAGTCTCTCAAGGCCGTGGCG CCAGTGATGAACAACGACAAACACTGCTTTGAATGCTACGGCTACGACATCATCATCGATGACAAGCTGAAGCCCTGGCTGATCGAG GTCAACGCGTCCCCGTCTCTCACATCCAGCACCGCCAACGATCGAATCCTTAAGTACAACCTGATTAACGACACCCTCAACATTGCGGTCCCCAACGGCGAGATTCCCGACTGCAAGTGGAACAAGTCTCCCCCCAAGGAAGTACTTGGCAACTATGAGATCCT GTATGACGAGGAGCTGGCCCAGGGTGACGGGGCTGAACGAGAGCTTAGAAACCGCCCAGGCCAGCCAGTGGGGCCCAGAGCAGGCCGCTCGAGAGACTCAGGAAGAAGTGTCCTCACAACCTGGAAGTGA
- the Ttll1 gene encoding probable tubulin polyglutamylase TTLL1 isoform X1, with protein MAGRVKWVTDIEKSVLINNFEKRGWIQVTENEDWNFYWMSVQTIRNVFSVETGYRLSDDQIVNHFPNHYELTRKDLMVKNIKRYRKELEKEGSPLAEKDENGKYLYLDFVPVTYMLPADYNLFVEEFRKSPSSTWIMKPCGKAQGKGIFLINKLSQIKKWSRDSKTSSFVSQSTKEAYVISVYINNPLLIGGRKFDLRLYVLVSTYRPLRCYMYKLGFCRFCTVKYTPSTSELDNMFVHLTNVAIQKHGEDYNHIHGGKWTVNNLRLYLESTRGREVTSKLFDEIHWIIVQSLKAVAPVMNNDKHCFECYGYDIIIDDKLKPWLIEVNASPSLTSSTANDRILKYNLINDTLNIAVPNGEIPDCKWNKSPPKEVLGNYEILYDEELAQGDGAERELRNRPGQPVGPRAGRSRDSGRSVLTTWK; from the exons ATGGCGGGAAGGGTGAAGTGGGTCACTGACATTGAGAAGTCGGTACTAATCAACAACTTCGAGAAGAGAGGGTGGATCCAAGTGACAGAAAATGAAGACTGGAATTTTTACTG GATGAGCGTGCAAACCATTCGCAACGTGTTCAGCGTAGAAACTGGGTACCGGCTGTCAGACGACCAGATCGTCAACCATTTCCCCAACCACTACGAGCTGACCCGCAAGGACCTGATGGTGAAGAACATTAAGAGATacaggaaggagctggagaaggaaggaagtccCTTGGCGGAGAAAGACGAGAATGGAAAATACCTCTATCTGG ACTTTGTCCCCGTCACCTACATGCTCCCCGCCGACTACAACCTGTTTGTGGAAGAGTTCCGGAAGAGCCCGTCCAGCACCTGGATCATGAAGCCATGTGGCAAAGCACAGGGAAAAGGCATCTTCCTCATCAATAAGCTTTCGCAGATCAAAAAGTGGTCCCGGGACAGCAAGACGTCCTC GTTTGTGTCGCAGTCCACAAAAGAAGCGTACGTGATCTCAGTCTATATCAATAATCCGTTGCTCATCGGTGGAAGGAAGTTTGACCTTCGTCTGTATGTCCTGGTGTCCACGTACCGCCCGCTGCGCTGCTACAT GTACAAGCTTGGGTTCTGCCGCTTCTGCACAGTGAAGTACACCCCTAGTACCAGTGAGCTCGACAACATGTTTGTCCACCTTACCAACGTGGCCATCCAGAAGCATGGG GAGGACTACAACCACATCCACGGTGGCAAGTGGACTGTCAACAACCTGCGTCTCTACCTGGAGAGCACCCGAGGCCGAGAGGTGACCAGCAAGCTGTTTGATGAAATCCACTGGATCATCGTGCAGTCTCTCAAGGCCGTGGCG CCAGTGATGAACAACGACAAACACTGCTTTGAATGCTACGGCTACGACATCATCATCGATGACAAGCTGAAGCCCTGGCTGATCGAG GTCAACGCGTCCCCGTCTCTCACATCCAGCACCGCCAACGATCGAATCCTTAAGTACAACCTGATTAACGACACCCTCAACATTGCGGTCCCCAACGGCGAGATTCCCGACTGCAAGTGGAACAAGTCTCCCCCCAAGGAAGTACTTGGCAACTATGAGATCCT GTATGACGAGGAGCTGGCCCAGGGTGACGGGGCTGAACGAGAGCTTAGAAACCGCCCAGGCCAGCCAGTGGGGCCCAGAGCAGGCCGCTCGAGAGACTCAGGAAGAAGTGTCCTCACAACCTGGAAGTGA